The genomic DNA GCATGACAGCCCTCCAAGTTCGCCTCATTTCGCTCCTGTGCTTCGCGGTGTTCTGCGCGACGGCAACCTATTGGGTCGTCACGCTGACGTCACATCGCGGTCCCACCGTGCCCGCCGCCGCGGCGCGCCCGCCGGTCTCGGTCGATCAGGCAGCCACGCTGTTCGGCGGACAGCTCACCCGCACCGTCAATCAGGACGTGCGCCTCTACGGCATCCT from Paraburkholderia edwinii includes the following:
- a CDS encoding type II secretion system protein N, whose protein sequence is MTALQVRLISLLCFAVFCATATYWVVTLTSHRGPTVPAAAARPPVSVDQAATLFGGQLTRTVNQDVRLYGILALHDGAAAIVSVGGEPPHTVSLGNAIMEGAKLSEVRARSIIIDRNGSHSEVFLPANAPGPTIYVR